In Candidatus Tachikawaea gelatinosa, a genomic segment contains:
- the ispF gene encoding 2-C-methyl-D-erythritol 2,4-cyclodiphosphate synthase produces MRIGHGIDVHRLSKNKKLILGGVLVPFSKGCVAHSDGDVVLHSLMDALLGAASIGDIGTIFPNTNPIYKNINSRILLKIVFEKIKKIEFFVGNIDITILLERPKLRNYISKMCMNISEDLSCDIKKINIKATTTEELGFIGREEGIFCETNVLIFDKKYFKKK; encoded by the coding sequence ATTCGCATTGGACATGGTATAGACGTTCATCGTCTTAGTAAAAATAAAAAATTAATACTTGGGGGCGTATTAGTGCCTTTTTCTAAAGGATGTGTTGCTCATTCTGATGGTGATGTAGTGCTACATTCTTTAATGGATGCACTCTTAGGTGCTGCATCAATAGGTGATATTGGAACAATTTTTCCTAATACTAATCCTATTTATAAAAATATTAATAGTCGTATTTTATTAAAAATAGTTTTCGAAAAAATTAAAAAAATTGAGTTTTTCGTTGGTAATATTGATATTACAATTCTACTAGAACGTCCAAAATTAAGAAATTACATATCTAAAATGTGTATGAATATTTCTGAAGATTTATCTTGTGATATTAAAAAAATTAATATTAAAGCAACAACAACAGAAGAATTAGGATTTATTGGTAGAGAAGAAGGTATATTTTGTGAAACAAACGTTTTAATTTTTGATAAAAAGTATTTTAAAAAAAAATAA
- the ispD gene encoding 2-C-methyl-D-erythritol 4-phosphate cytidylyltransferase: MLNKNSQDIIAIIPAAGIGKRMNIDLPKQYLLLDNLTIIEHSILRLLSVSDIKKIYVVISSNDVFFKKLPISKNHRVFTVIGGKTRFESVFSGLKAINAHINWVLIHDAVRPFLNKKDLIRLLAIRCYSKVGAILASPITNTIKISNNLYKNKILKTLDRERLWNAMTPQLFPYKVLLYCFNQVYKKKICVTDESSTLEIFGYFPEIIEGNSTNIKITTIEDLLFANFYLQHRKK; encoded by the coding sequence ATGTTAAATAAGAACTCTCAAGATATTATTGCAATTATTCCTGCAGCTGGTATAGGGAAAAGAATGAATATAGATTTACCTAAGCAGTATTTGCTATTAGATAATTTGACTATTATTGAACACAGCATTTTGCGATTATTATCTGTTTCAGATATTAAAAAAATATATGTAGTTATTAGTTCTAATGATGTTTTTTTCAAAAAATTACCAATATCAAAAAATCATAGAGTTTTTACTGTTATTGGCGGTAAAACACGATTTGAATCAGTTTTTTCAGGGTTAAAAGCAATTAATGCACATATTAATTGGGTATTAATACATGATGCTGTGCGTCCTTTTTTAAATAAAAAAGATTTAATTCGCTTACTTGCAATACGTTGTTATAGTAAAGTCGGTGCTATATTAGCAAGTCCAATCACTAATACTATAAAAATTAGTAATAATTTATACAAAAACAAAATTTTAAAAACACTAGATCGTGAAAGATTATGGAATGCTATGACACCTCAACTATTTCCTTATAAAGTTCTTTTATATTGTTTTAATCAAGTATATAAAAAAAAAATATGCGTGACAGATGAATCATCTACATTAGAAATTTTTGGATATTTTCCAGAAATAATTGAAGGGAATAGCACTAATATAAAAATTACAACAATAGAAGATTTATTGTTCGCAAATTTTTATTTACAACATAGAAAAAAATAA
- a CDS encoding septum formation initiator family protein, with translation MFIKKLVAILLIAWLQYSLWFGKNGIHDYNKIKKKMTQKKIENIMLKQKRKSLEQELEDIKNNYK, from the coding sequence ATGTTTATAAAGAAATTGGTTGCAATACTTTTAATTGCTTGGTTACAGTATTCTTTGTGGTTTGGAAAAAATGGCATACATGATTATAATAAAATTAAAAAAAAAATGACACAAAAAAAAATAGAAAATATTATGTTAAAGCAAAAAAGAAAATCTCTTGAACAAGAGTTAGAAGATATAAAAAATAATTACAAATAA